The following coding sequences are from one Danio rerio strain Tuebingen ecotype United States chromosome 21, GRCz12tu, whole genome shotgun sequence window:
- the plac8l1 gene encoding PLAC8-like protein 1 gives MDSPGPNDVEVNPVGSEKMECPVLTQPGLGETTTTVTTVTQTGGDWSTGLFDVCGDASTLLMGTFVPCCLDLSLAHQYGECMCLPLLPGSTFAMRVGIRERFKIRGNVCEDWMTVYCCYPLALCQMIREMKRRLKTQIYTVSTALESS, from the exons ATGGACTCACCTGGTCCAAACGATGTTGAGGTGAACCCAGTAGGAAGTGAGAAGATGGAATGTCCTGTGCTGACTCAACCTGGCCTTGGTGAAACCACGACCACAGTGACCACCGTCACTCAGACAGGAGGAGACTGGAGCACAGGACTGTTTGATGTGTGCGGTGATGCCAGCACAT TGCTGATGGGTACGTTTGTACCCTGTTGTTTGGATCTGAGTCTGGCTCATCAGTATGGAGAATGCATGTGTCTGCCTCTGCTGCCCGGCTCTACCTTTGCCATGAGGGTGGGCATCAGAGAGCGCTTTAAGATCCGG GGCAATGTGTGTGAGGACTGGATGACGGTGTATTGCTGTTACCCTCTGGCCCTCTGTCAAATGATCAGAGAGATGAAGAGGAGGCTGAAGACACAGATCTACACAGTGTCTACTGCACTGGAAAGCTCCTGA